A single genomic interval of Aphidius gifuensis isolate YNYX2018 linkage group LG6, ASM1490517v1, whole genome shotgun sequence harbors:
- the LOC122858852 gene encoding uncharacterized protein LOC122858852 isoform X2, translating into MQDVCKVLMIKSSPVRQLLESQFGIEEDNEIIKNLNSREDKLIDDNENNEDKKNETTLMLFSDSENNSTMMSMDNYFSSLIQPFIQKLKFSPKVFFQDQLKSLKNLLNNYKIDEVKNLTRSKRQLSINSGLLHLIGLEDHGFYTDRLEPQGLLGGNGWFSNKGGLLGGPGAIFSTGSVLTDYPSPY; encoded by the exons ATGCAGGATGTATGTAAG gTTTTGATGATTAAATCAAGCCCAGTAAGACAATTGCTTGAATCACAATTTGGAATTGAAGAAgacaatgaaattataaaaaatttaaattcaagagaagataaattaatcgatgataatgaaaataatgaagataaaaaaaatgaaacaacatTAATGTTATTTTCTGATAGTGAAAATAATTCCACGATGATGTCAatggataattatttttcatcattgatACAGCCATTTAtacagaaattaaaattttcaccaaaagtattttttcaagaccagcttaaatcattaaaaaatttattgaataattataaaattgatgaggtaaaaaatttaacaagatcTAAAAGacaattgtcaattaattcTGGTTTGTTGCATTTAATTGGACTTGAAGATCATGGATTTTATACTGACAGACTAGAACCACAAGGTTTACTTGGTGGTAATGGATGGTTTTCAAATAAAGGTGGTTTACTTGGTGGTCCAGGTGCAATATTTTCAACTGGATCAGTTCTAACAGATTATCCATCACCTTACTAA
- the LOC122858853 gene encoding dual specificity mitogen-activated protein kinase kinase 1-like yields the protein MKIVKFIKYYVIYKSLTKVFQSIINHRQESFVNKCFSMEKIINFGLLVTTVFMLTSLTDSSQITKLVPVEEWIAFKHNTRNVKPIDKFIGKLRATYDFVFHKNDNISNIEKLLANETIKNNNDESYKLANKNLQNNNIINNENVNDKILDKLLDESSTRESSIKKLSKGNWLDDIDIKPLDKLVIVSDKMDDIEKSDNVEDHLNLQLPAVVVKSFINWLEHALGFSQGLYLKITNSTLSNNKNNNTTIFSN from the exons atgaaaattgtgaaatttattaaatactacgtaatatataaaagtttgaCTAAAGTCTTTCAGTCAATCATAAATCATCGACAAGAATCTTTCGTAAATAAGTGTTTCagtatggaaaaaataataaattttggatTATTAGTTACGACGGTATtt atgCTGACGAGTTTAACAGATTCATCACAAATAACAAAGCTAGTACCAGTTGAAGAATGGATTGCATTTAAACATAATACACGTAATGTTAaaccaattgataaatttattggtaAATTACGTGCAACatatgattttgtttttcataaaaatgataatataagtaatattgaaaaattacttgcaaatgaaacaataaaaaataataatgatgaatcatataaattagctaataaaaatttacaaaataataatattattaataatgaaaatgttaatgataaaatattggaTAAATTATTAGACGAAAGTTCAACAAGAGAaagttcaattaaaaaattatcaaaaggtAATTGgcttgatgatattgatattaaaccTTTGGATAAATTAGTTATTGTTAGTGATAAAATGGATGACATTGAAAAATCAGATAATGTTGAAGATCATTTAAATCTTCAGCTACCAGCAGTTGTTgttaaatcatttataaattggcTTGAACATGCACTTGGTTTTTCTCAAGGTTTATATCTGAAAATTACAAATTCAACActttctaataataaaaataataatacaacaatttttagtaat
- the LOC122858851 gene encoding endochitinase 2 isoform X2 translates to MKCVYLAFVFLFIQVNAGVVKRPPAFAAPVYSDSYLPAAMQVIFHAVEQLKAIGKEEAELAATTTTTATTIIPTTIFPTTKIHEPGQVQPMPTVPSVVKPTIADSTTTLENEKPMLLEQTTQITLDKPTVADSTSTLNEITVKPTVADSPTTLENEKPIELEQTTQIIIKNNKTEMNKESFVTLTEKPAIFSELTTITANEKPELGGETPEIIYATPETNHETPETPEETNINQTLDEKTTVMSINNIEVTTLTQQLESESSESSESSEENNNDKKKVTPSIDSVVQEIYGIVKPKNKSKESSSSSSSEESKESKESKGSKKSKELKESNESKEFGGEQEDSYEDEKYDENRFNLLGEKLSQAPRPSLSAHLRKENIFEKCSLHKLALLYDSLSKDARKQGFAKYAGYSDEVLKTLANSSKGGISQQLQILLEKTIEKNNYTREDSKSKAKSILDELKNPTSDIHRDLARLMPLNFGV, encoded by the exons atgaagtgTGTTTACCtggcttttgtttttttgtttattcag gTAAATGCTGGAGTAGTTAAAAGACCACCAGCATTTGCAGCTCCAGTTTATTCAGACTCGTATCTTCCAGCAGCAATGcag GTAATATTCCATGCTGTTGAACAATTAAAAGCAATTGGAAAAGAAGAAGCAGAATtggcagcaacaacaacaacaacagcaacaacaattattCCAACGACAATATTCCCAACGACAAAAATTCATGAGCCTGGTCAAGTACAGCCAATGCCAACAGTTCCATCAGTAGTTAAACCAACAATTGCagattcaacaacaacattggAAAATGAAAAACCAATGTTGTTAGAACAAACAACTCAAATAACATTAGATAAACCAACAGTTGCAGattcaacatcaac attaaatgaaataacagTCAAGCCAACAGTTGCAGATTCACCAACAAcattagaaaatgaaaaaccaaTAGAATTGGAACAAACaactcaaataataattaaaaataataaaacagaaaTGAATAAAGAATCATTTGTTACGTTAACTGAAAAGCCAGctattttttctgaattaacaacaataacagcAAATGAAAAACCAGAATTAGGTGGTGAAACTCCTGAAATAATTTATGCAACACCAGAAACAAATCATGAAACTCCAGAGACACCTGaagaaacaaatattaatcaaactTTAGATGAAAAAACGACAGTtatgtcaataaataatattgaagttACAACATTGACTCAACAATTAGAAAGTGAATCATCAGAATCATCAGAATCatcagaagaaaataataatgataaaaaaaaagtaacaccAAGTATTGATAGTGTTGTTCAAGAAATATATGGTATTGTTaagccaaaaaataaatcaaaagaatcatcatcatcatcatcctctgAAGAATCAAAGGAATCAAAAGAATCAAAAGGATCAAAGAAATCTAAAGAATTAAAAGAATCTAATGAATCAAAAGAATTTGGTGGTGAACAAGAAGACAGCtatgaagatgaaaaatatgatgaaaatag gtTTAATCTTCTTGgtgaaaaattatcacaagCTCCACGACCAAGTCTTTCAGCACATCTTcgtaaagaaaatatatttgaaaaatgttcACTTCATAAATTAGCACTTCTTTATGATTCACTAAGTAAAGATGCAAGAAAACAAGGATTTGCAAAATACGCTGGTTACTCTGATGAAGTACTAAAAACTTTGGCTAATTCTTCAAAAGGTGGTATTAGCCAACAGCTACAaatattacttgaaaaaacaattgaaaaaaataattacacacGTGAAGATTCAAAATCAAAAGCTAAATCAAtacttgatgaattaaaaaatccaaCAAGTGATATACACAGAGATCTCGCACGATTAATGCCCCTCAATTTTggtgtttaa
- the LOC122858852 gene encoding uncharacterized protein LOC122858852 isoform X1 — MKKIILIFVILQGVLMIKSSPVRQLLESQFGIEEDNEIIKNLNSREDKLIDDNENNEDKKNETTLMLFSDSENNSTMMSMDNYFSSLIQPFIQKLKFSPKVFFQDQLKSLKNLLNNYKIDEVKNLTRSKRQLSINSGLLHLIGLEDHGFYTDRLEPQGLLGGNGWFSNKGGLLGGPGAIFSTGSVLTDYPSPY, encoded by the exons atgaaaaaaataatattaatttttgtaattttacaaGGG gTTTTGATGATTAAATCAAGCCCAGTAAGACAATTGCTTGAATCACAATTTGGAATTGAAGAAgacaatgaaattataaaaaatttaaattcaagagaagataaattaatcgatgataatgaaaataatgaagataaaaaaaatgaaacaacatTAATGTTATTTTCTGATAGTGAAAATAATTCCACGATGATGTCAatggataattatttttcatcattgatACAGCCATTTAtacagaaattaaaattttcaccaaaagtattttttcaagaccagcttaaatcattaaaaaatttattgaataattataaaattgatgaggtaaaaaatttaacaagatcTAAAAGacaattgtcaattaattcTGGTTTGTTGCATTTAATTGGACTTGAAGATCATGGATTTTATACTGACAGACTAGAACCACAAGGTTTACTTGGTGGTAATGGATGGTTTTCAAATAAAGGTGGTTTACTTGGTGGTCCAGGTGCAATATTTTCAACTGGATCAGTTCTAACAGATTATCCATCACCTTACTAA
- the LOC122858851 gene encoding uncharacterized protein LOC122858851 isoform X1, whose protein sequence is MKCVYLAFVFLFIQVNAGVVKRPPAFAAPVYSDSYLPAAMQVIFHAVEQLKAIGKEEAELAATTTTTATTIIPTTIFPTTKIHEPGQVQPMPTVPSVVKPTIADSTTTLENEKPMLLEQTTQITLDKPTVADSTSTLNEITVKPTVADSSTTLNEITVKPTVADSPTTLENEKPIELEQTTQIIIKNNKTEMNKESFVTLTEKPAIFSELTTITANEKPELGGETPEIIYATPETNHETPETPEETNINQTLDEKTTVMSINNIEVTTLTQQLESESSESSESSEENNNDKKKVTPSIDSVVQEIYGIVKPKNKSKESSSSSSSEESKESKESKGSKKSKELKESNESKEFGGEQEDSYEDEKYDENRFNLLGEKLSQAPRPSLSAHLRKENIFEKCSLHKLALLYDSLSKDARKQGFAKYAGYSDEVLKTLANSSKGGISQQLQILLEKTIEKNNYTREDSKSKAKSILDELKNPTSDIHRDLARLMPLNFGV, encoded by the exons atgaagtgTGTTTACCtggcttttgtttttttgtttattcag gTAAATGCTGGAGTAGTTAAAAGACCACCAGCATTTGCAGCTCCAGTTTATTCAGACTCGTATCTTCCAGCAGCAATGcag GTAATATTCCATGCTGTTGAACAATTAAAAGCAATTGGAAAAGAAGAAGCAGAATtggcagcaacaacaacaacaacagcaacaacaattattCCAACGACAATATTCCCAACGACAAAAATTCATGAGCCTGGTCAAGTACAGCCAATGCCAACAGTTCCATCAGTAGTTAAACCAACAATTGCagattcaacaacaacattggAAAATGAAAAACCAATGTTGTTAGAACAAACAACTCAAATAACATTAGATAAACCAACAGTTGCAGattcaacatcaacattaaatgaaataacagTCAAGCCAACAGTTGCagattcatcaacaacattaaatgaaataacagTCAAGCCAACAGTTGCAGATTCACCAACAAcattagaaaatgaaaaaccaaTAGAATTGGAACAAACaactcaaataataattaaaaataataaaacagaaaTGAATAAAGAATCATTTGTTACGTTAACTGAAAAGCCAGctattttttctgaattaacaacaataacagcAAATGAAAAACCAGAATTAGGTGGTGAAACTCCTGAAATAATTTATGCAACACCAGAAACAAATCATGAAACTCCAGAGACACCTGaagaaacaaatattaatcaaactTTAGATGAAAAAACGACAGTtatgtcaataaataatattgaagttACAACATTGACTCAACAATTAGAAAGTGAATCATCAGAATCATCAGAATCatcagaagaaaataataatgataaaaaaaaagtaacaccAAGTATTGATAGTGTTGTTCAAGAAATATATGGTATTGTTaagccaaaaaataaatcaaaagaatcatcatcatcatcatcctctgAAGAATCAAAGGAATCAAAAGAATCAAAAGGATCAAAGAAATCTAAAGAATTAAAAGAATCTAATGAATCAAAAGAATTTGGTGGTGAACAAGAAGACAGCtatgaagatgaaaaatatgatgaaaatag gtTTAATCTTCTTGgtgaaaaattatcacaagCTCCACGACCAAGTCTTTCAGCACATCTTcgtaaagaaaatatatttgaaaaatgttcACTTCATAAATTAGCACTTCTTTATGATTCACTAAGTAAAGATGCAAGAAAACAAGGATTTGCAAAATACGCTGGTTACTCTGATGAAGTACTAAAAACTTTGGCTAATTCTTCAAAAGGTGGTATTAGCCAACAGCTACAaatattacttgaaaaaacaattgaaaaaaataattacacacGTGAAGATTCAAAATCAAAAGCTAAATCAAtacttgatgaattaaaaaatccaaCAAGTGATATACACAGAGATCTCGCACGATTAATGCCCCTCAATTTTggtgtttaa